The following are encoded together in the Streptococcus oralis genome:
- the trhO gene encoding oxygen-dependent tRNA uridine(34) hydroxylase TrhO: MAKDIRVLLYYLYTPIENAEQFAADHLAFCKSIGLKGRILVADEGINGTVSGDYETTQKYMDYVHSLPGMENLWFKIDEENEQAFKKMFVRYKKEIVHLGLEDNDFDNDINPLETTGAYLSPKEFKEALLDEDTVVLDTRNDYEYDLGHFRGAIRPDIRNFRELPQWVRDNKEKFMDKRVVVYCTGGVRCEKFSGWMVREGYKDVGQLHGGIATYGKDPEVQGELWDGKMYVFDERIAVDVNHVNPTIVGKDWFDGTPCERYVNCGNPFCNRRILTSEENEDKYLRGCSHECRVHPRNRYVSENELTQAEVIERLAAIGESLDQVATV, encoded by the coding sequence ATGGCAAAAGATATTCGTGTCTTACTTTACTACCTCTATACTCCAATTGAAAATGCAGAGCAATTTGCGGCAGATCACTTGGCTTTCTGTAAATCAATCGGCCTCAAAGGTCGTATCCTAGTCGCTGACGAGGGAATCAACGGAACAGTTTCAGGTGACTATGAAACAACTCAAAAATACATGGACTACGTTCACAGTCTCCCAGGTATGGAAAACCTCTGGTTCAAGATTGACGAAGAAAATGAACAAGCCTTCAAGAAGATGTTTGTTCGCTACAAGAAAGAAATTGTCCACCTTGGTTTGGAAGACAATGACTTTGACAACGACATCAACCCACTTGAAACAACAGGTGCTTACTTGTCTCCAAAAGAGTTCAAAGAAGCCCTTCTTGACGAAGATACAGTGGTTCTTGACACACGTAACGATTATGAGTACGATCTAGGACATTTCCGTGGGGCTATCCGTCCAGACATCCGCAACTTCCGTGAGTTGCCACAATGGGTCCGTGACAACAAGGAAAAATTCATGGACAAGCGTGTTGTGGTTTACTGTACAGGTGGAGTTCGCTGTGAGAAATTCTCAGGCTGGATGGTCCGTGAAGGCTATAAAGATGTCGGCCAATTGCACGGAGGAATCGCAACTTACGGTAAAGACCCAGAAGTCCAAGGTGAACTTTGGGATGGGAAAATGTACGTCTTTGACGAGCGTATCGCAGTTGATGTTAACCATGTCAACCCTACCATTGTAGGGAAAGACTGGTTTGATGGAACACCATGTGAACGCTATGTTAACTGTGGAAATCCCTTCTGTAACCGTCGTATCCTAACATCAGAAGAAAATGAAGACAAGTACCTTCGTGGATGCTCACACGAGTGTCGTGTTCACCCACGCAACCGCTATGTTTCAGAAAATGAATTGACACAAGCAGAAGTAATCGAGCGCCTAGCAGCTATCGGTGAAAGCTTGGATCAAGTCGCTACTGTATAA
- a CDS encoding bacteriocin immunity protein: MTPLKWFAGGSERRCEAMTIIDHLLEDIKVAPQLAPLKNQLVIYQKRLKDDGTSTPFILSQMNVDISRVLIDNKLGLSESQAKQIKKLRELSAIRYGY; the protein is encoded by the coding sequence ATGACACCATTAAAATGGTTTGCTGGAGGAAGTGAAAGACGTTGTGAAGCGATGACCATCATTGATCATCTATTGGAAGATATAAAGGTTGCGCCTCAACTTGCTCCCCTGAAAAATCAGTTAGTGATTTATCAAAAACGATTAAAGGACGATGGAACCTCTACTCCATTTATTCTGAGCCAAATGAACGTTGACATCTCACGTGTGTTGATTGATAACAAGCTGGGTTTGTCAGAAAGTCAAGCTAAGCAAATCAAAAAATTGAGAGAATTATCTGCGATTCGCTATGGTTACTGA
- a CDS encoding CPBP family intramembrane glutamic endopeptidase gives MKKYRLLFKMSAVCSYLFFVFGLSQLTLIVQNYWQFSSQIGNFFWIQNILSLLFIGVMIWILVKTGHGYLFRIPREKWLWYSILIVLVVVLQISFNVQTAKHVQSTAEGWAVLIGYSGTNFAELGIYIALFFLIPLMEELIYRGLLQHAFFKDSRFALDLLLPSILFALPHFSSLPSLLDIFVFATSGIIFAGLTRYTKSIYPSYAVHVINNIVATLPFLLAFLHRVFG, from the coding sequence ATGAAAAAATATCGTCTTCTTTTCAAAATGAGCGCTGTCTGCTCTTACCTATTTTTCGTATTTGGTCTTTCTCAGCTGACGCTTATTGTCCAAAACTATTGGCAATTTTCTTCCCAGATAGGCAATTTCTTCTGGATTCAAAATATCTTGAGTTTGCTATTTATCGGAGTCATGATTTGGATTCTGGTTAAGACAGGCCATGGTTATCTCTTTCGCATTCCAAGAGAAAAATGGCTTTGGTATTCGATTTTGATAGTATTAGTGGTAGTGCTCCAGATCTCTTTTAACGTTCAGACAGCTAAACATGTCCAGTCAACTGCTGAAGGTTGGGCTGTATTGATTGGTTATAGTGGGACTAACTTTGCAGAGCTAGGTATCTATATAGCCCTGTTCTTTCTGATTCCACTGATGGAAGAGTTAATCTATAGAGGATTACTGCAACACGCCTTTTTTAAAGATTCGAGATTTGCTCTTGATTTGCTTCTTCCTTCTATTTTATTTGCTCTCCCTCATTTTTCAAGCCTGCCTAGTCTGTTAGATATCTTCGTCTTTGCAACATCTGGAATCATTTTTGCTGGTTTGACCCGTTATACCAAGAGCATTTATCCTTCCTATGCGGTGCATGTAATCAATAATATTGTAGCGACCTTGCCATTTTTGCTGGCTTTTTTACATAGGGTGTTTGGGTAA
- a CDS encoding ABC transporter substrate-binding protein, whose protein sequence is MKNWKKYAFASASVVALAAGLAACGNLTGNNKKAADTTSGEKPVIKMYQIGDKPDNLDELLENANKIIEEKVGAKLDIQYLGWGDYDKKMSVITSSGENYDIAFASNYVVNAQKGAYADLTELYKKEGAELYKALDPAYIKGNTVNGKIYAVPVAANVASSQNFAFNGTLLAKYGIDISGVTSYETLEPVLKQIKEKAPDVVPFAVTKNFIPSDNFDYPVPNGLPFVIDLEGDTTKIVNRYEVPRFKEHLKTLHKFYEEGYIPKDVATSDTSFDLQQDTWFVREETVGPADYGNSLLSRVANKDIQIKPITNFIKKNQTTQVANFVISNNSKNKEKSMEVLNLLNTNPELLNGLVYGPEGKNWEKIEGKENRVRVLDGYKGNTHMGGWNTGNNWILYINENVTDQQIEDSKKQLAEAKESPALGFIFNTDNVKSEISAISNTMQQFDTAINTGTVDPDKAIPELMEKLKSEGAYEKVLNEMQKQYDEFLKNKKS, encoded by the coding sequence ATGAAAAACTGGAAAAAATATGCTTTTGCATCTGCTAGCGTAGTCGCTTTGGCTGCTGGTCTTGCTGCTTGTGGAAACCTTACAGGTAACAACAAAAAAGCTGCAGATACTACTTCAGGTGAAAAACCTGTAATCAAAATGTACCAAATCGGTGACAAACCAGACAACTTGGATGAATTGCTAGAAAATGCAAACAAAATCATCGAAGAAAAAGTCGGTGCTAAATTGGATATCCAATACCTTGGATGGGGTGACTATGATAAGAAAATGTCTGTTATCACATCATCTGGTGAAAACTATGATATCGCATTTGCATCTAACTATGTCGTAAATGCTCAAAAAGGTGCTTATGCTGACTTGACAGAATTGTATAAAAAAGAAGGAGCAGAGCTTTACAAAGCACTTGATCCAGCTTACATCAAAGGGAACACTGTAAACGGTAAGATCTATGCAGTACCAGTTGCAGCTAACGTTGCATCATCTCAAAACTTTGCCTTCAACGGAACACTTCTTGCTAAATACGGTATCGATATTTCAGGTGTCACTTCATACGAAACTCTTGAACCAGTCTTGAAACAAATCAAAGAAAAAGCTCCAGACGTAGTACCATTTGCGGTTACGAAGAACTTTATCCCATCTGATAACTTTGACTACCCAGTACCAAATGGACTTCCATTTGTTATTGACCTTGAAGGAGACACTACTAAGATCGTAAACCGTTACGAAGTACCTCGTTTCAAAGAACACTTGAAGACTCTTCACAAATTCTATGAAGAAGGATACATTCCAAAAGACGTAGCAACAAGCGACACTTCATTTGACCTTCAACAAGATACTTGGTTCGTTCGTGAAGAAACAGTAGGACCAGCTGACTACGGTAACAGCTTGCTTTCACGTGTTGCGAACAAAGATATCCAAATCAAACCAATCACTAACTTTATTAAGAAAAACCAAACAACACAAGTTGCCAACTTTGTTATCTCAAACAACTCTAAGAACAAAGAAAAATCAATGGAAGTGTTGAACCTCTTGAACACGAACCCAGAACTCTTGAACGGTCTTGTTTACGGTCCAGAAGGCAAGAACTGGGAAAAAATTGAAGGTAAAGAAAACCGTGTACGCGTCCTTGATGGCTACAAAGGAAATACTCACATGGGTGGATGGAACACTGGTAACAACTGGATTCTTTACATCAACGAAAACGTTACAGACCAACAAATCGAAGATTCTAAGAAACAATTGGCAGAAGCTAAAGAATCTCCAGCACTTGGATTCATCTTTAACACTGACAATGTGAAATCTGAAATCTCAGCAATTTCTAACACAATGCAACAATTCGATACAGCTATCAACACTGGTACTGTAGATCCAGATAAAGCTATTCCAGAATTGATGGAAAAATTGAAATCTGAAGGTGCCTACGAAAAAGTATTGAACGAAATGCAAAAACAATACGACGAATTCTTGAAAAACAAAAAATCATAA